The Bos mutus isolate GX-2022 chromosome 12, NWIPB_WYAK_1.1, whole genome shotgun sequence genomic interval GCGGCGGGGCGCTCCGGGCCCTCATCTACGTCCCGGACGCCGGCGAGCATCTGGAGGACCGACCGTCCGGCAGCGGAGCGGATCGTGGGGGCTGCGGCCGGGTGGTGGGGAGGTGCGCTACCCGGGCGGCGCGGCCGGAGCCATGCGGACCGAGCTCGGAGCACAGAAGGCTGGGCGCGGCCGACCGCTGCACTTGCTGCCCGGAGCCCTGCGCCCGCTGCCCGGCTTCCTGGGCTCTTCTCACAGCCCGCGCGGGGCATAAAGGCGAAGAGACGCACTCGGGACCCCGGGGCTTAAACTCTGCGGAGCGCCCTGGCTCCGGGGACGCCCACTGGTGGTCCGGCTAGATTGATCGCCCCCTCGGGGATGCACGGGCAGGGTCCCGTCGCAGTTGAAGCCTCCGGGGGCTACGCGACGGCAGCCCCGGGGACCCTCTGATTCGTAACTCGGAGAGCTAGGTAGGCGAGTGTCCACGAGTCCAAGGCTGCCTCTGCTCGGACCGCGCCGCCGGCCGAGGGAGGGCATGGCTTAGGTCCTGGACGTCGCGGCGGGGGCGGTGACCCGCGGACCGGACACTCGGCGAAGAGGACCCGGCCTCGGCACCGCGGGGACCAGGGCGCCGGAGTCGGTTCTGCGCCCTCGGAAGACGCGCCGCCCGCGCCCAGGGTGGTGCCATGTGGGCCGGCCGCCACCCGGACGCCGCTTCGCTCCTGCGGCTGCTGCTGGCTGCGCTGCTGGCGGCCGGGGCGCTGGCCAGCGGCGAGTACTGCCACGGCTGGCTGGACGCGCAGGGCGTCTGGCGCATCGGCTTCCAGTGCCCCGAGCGCTTCGACGGCGGCGATGCTACCATCTGCTGCGGCAGCTGCGCGCTGCGCTACTGCTGCTCCAGCGCCGACGCGCGCCTGGACCAGGGCGGCTGCGACAACGATCGCCAGCAGGGCGCCGGCGAGCCCGGCCGCGCGGACAAAGACGGCCCCGACGGCTCGGCAGGTAGGCGGGCTGGGCCGAGCAGGGCGAGCCGGAAGGGGCGGAAGGGGCGGAAGGGGCGCTGGCTCGCCGGCTTTCCCCGCGAGCCTGGAGAGGGGGAGGGAGTTATGAGCCTACGATTGCGGGCCTGGGGTCTGGACTGGGGCGGGGGTTGGTGGGCGGGGGACGGTGTCTGCACTCTGGCCCGGCCTTTAATGTGTGCGGAACCGGACACCGGTTCactgccctgggcctcagttgcCCCATCAGTCAGCTAGAGAGTCCCGAAACAAACAAGATCATAACATGCAAGTCAGGGTTGGCCACAGACGCCCCACGTTCTTCCTCCCCGGGGGTCTCTGTGCCCCTCCCCGTGTCTCCTGTCTCCATGAGTGTAAGTCCCGGGAAAGGGTCCTGTCCTGGGGGTGGCACTCGAGGGCTCCCCAGAGGGAAGACAGCTCCGGGGCCTTCCCCGGGGTGATGGTGACGCGGCGCCCCCAGAGCCCGGGAGAGTCTAGCTCTCTCTAAGACACGACTCTCCCTGCCGTGTCTCCTTACCTAGCAAGTGCGACATCAGAGCGCTGCCAGGCTTGCTCTTtatggctttgatttttttttattatagtttttcaAATTGCCCAAGTTAGAGTTGGAAAAATATACGCCTGAAAGCATTTGATAGGTTCCACTTCCTCTGCTTGTTACCAGCCTCCAAGACCCCTTCCTACCTCGAAGACATACCCAGGATGTGTCCGGGGAGGGAGGAAATGGTCCGATGGAAGTGGAAGGGCACTGGTAGCCCAGAGCGGCATCTGTTTCTTTGGCAGGTATTGAGAAGGAGAGGACTTTGCACCCTGGGCGCCCTGGGTTCCAGCTGCCTGAGTCCCGCTCTGCTGGTCCCTCTTCCCAGAACTGGCTGGGCTTGTGAGAGGCAGCTCCTCTCGGTGTCCTTCGGTCGCACATTTCTGTTGGCCACCCTTCCTGATCTCTGCCTTGACTCAAAAGAGGAGAAGGCAGGGTGACTCCAGTCGAGGAGCTGTCCTGGAAGGCAAGCCCAGTGCAGCTGGGTGTGTGGCCACAGAGCAGACCTGGAGCTGGAGGGAGGAGCCAAGGGCACCCGGCTCCCAGGGCCTGCCGAGTTGGCTGTAGATGGCCTGCCAGACGCCACGGTGACTGCGGACTAGTCGGTGGGCAGCCGGCTTCTCACGATCCTGTTGTGTGAGCGGATGCCTTCTGAGTTACACTTTTGGATCTGTTTTCCTAAAAACCCTGCGCTTCTGCAGTCCAGAAGGATAGCATGTCTAATCAAGCAGTCTCCAGGGCTTCTAGGAGCACTGCCTTCTCTGCCCTGCATAGTTATTTAGGCTTCTGATTAAAATCCTGGAAAGAGAACAGTTATTTCTCCCCAAAACTCATTATGTGGACTTAGACTGCTTTCAGTTAGTTACAGTATAACGTTTGGGGTACTTTTTCTTAACTGTTAATTCCTTTACTTCTCAATAACATATAAGGCTGGTATCttaatttagaaaatgttatCTTCCATCATCAGCCTTTGGTTACATGCTTAATAAAGTATGTTTTACTGACAAGCCATCTTTTCTCTGTGGCTCTGTCTGGTTCTGTGTCCTAGAAACACCAACTCCAGAAATATCAGTGCTGTCAGAGGAGTGTGGTTAGAACAGCTGCTGCCCTAGCGGAGTTAGGATAAGAGGGTGTTTTGAGTCTCTGCCCTCGGGTGCTGGGGAGCTGCGCATCTTCCTGGACCGTGTACTGGCCGAGACCAGTGGGACCAGTCCTTGTCCTCGTGTCTTATCAGATAgtcagggagatgggaaggaacaCCTCAAAAGACATGGGCTCTTGGTCATGTAGGGTGGGGTCCATAGACCCTTCCCTCTTGGTTCTCAGTCCCCATCAAGCCCGTGTGTCCAGCTTCTGAAACCCCATAGTGCTAGGCCCACGGCACCCCCCAAGATCTTTGTAAGTAGAATGATTCTAAAAATGGAGCTCACTACTGATTTTaggaaagtgtttatttttattttgacagttttattttctggaataaaTCTTACTGGCTAGGTACGATGCCCACTGCTGTATGTTCTATGGCTTTCCCTGTGGTTCTCCACACAGAATTCAGTGTCCTAAGCCAGGCCTGTGactcctcctccaccacctggTCCTGCCTAGGCCCTTCTCAGCGCCCCTGGAGATACTTGTCCTCCTGGGTACCTTGTTTCATGCTGACGCATTGTCTGGACAgctcccctgctccctccccaccgcgccccccccccacccccccccccacccccccgtgCAGGCCCACCTCCCAGTTACCAGCCTTCAGCTTGGCAAGTGTGTATGGGAGggcttttttcccttaaaaccCTTCTTTGACCTTTGTGCCTTACAAACTCTTTTTGGAAATGGTTGTGACTAGGATGTGACCTAGATTTTTTATCTATTTGCCTGTGAAACAAGAACCTGCGAAAAAATGGTCAAAGAATTTTGCAAGGAATGCGAATAACTTtctggggaaaagagaaaactttgAAATACTATCGACTCATTTCTGTGCAGACCGCACAAACTTTAGGGCGGACTGAAATGTGGGCAGTGCAGTTACAGTAGGAATTTTAGAATAAACTCAATCTGCAAAACTCGTATTTTTGCTAAATTGGATATCTGCCTTAAAGAGTGTTGCGATTGGGGAGTCTAGCTGTCAGCGTTAACAGCTTTGCTTTGGGAACCCACCCCACCGAGTCTGCAGGCAGGTCCTATTCCTCACCCCCTTTTCCTAAGCCCCGGATAAAGGACGGTGCTTCCTGTGCTGTGCGCTGCCGACAAGCGCACACACCAGCCCGGCCGCAGTTCTGAGATTCTGGGTACTGGTACAGTGCATTTATTCACCTCTGCTGCCCATCACCGATTTTTACTGCTTCCTTCCAGGAAGTCATCATGgtatatctttcttcttttcttcagtcCCCATCTACGTGCCCTTCCTCATCGTCGGGTCAGTGTTTGTCGCCTTCATCGTCTTGGGGTCCCTCGTGGCTGCCTGCTGCTGCAGATGCCTCCGGCCCAAGCAGGAGCCACAGCTGAGCCGGGCCCCGGGAGGGCCCCGCCTGGTGGAGACCATCCCCATGATCCCGAGTGCCAGCACCTCTCGGGGCTCCTCCTCCCGCCAGTCCAGCACGGCcgccagctccagctccagcgCCAACTCGGGGGCCCGGGCACCCCCGACCAGGTCCCAGACCAACTGTTGCCTGCCCGAGGGCACCATGAACAATGTGTACGTGAACATGCCCACGAACTTCTCTGTGCTCAATTGCCAGCAGGCCACCCAGATCGTGCCCCATCAGGGGCAGTACCTCCATCCCCCCTTCGTGGGGTACACCGTGCAGCCAGACTCGGTGCCCCTGACCCCGGTGCCCCCGTTCCTGGATGGGCTGCAGACGGGCTACAGGCAGCTCCAGGCTCCTTTCCCTCACACTAACAGTGAACAGAAGATGTACCCAGCGGTGACCGTGTAACTCAGAGGGTGGCTGGGGGCCTGGACCTGACAGGGGTGAGCGGGCGCTGTGGGCTTGGGAAGGATCCCAGCCTGGAAGTCTGTGCCTGTCGGTGTTGCTTATGGCACAGTTCTGTTGGATGGCTTCATTTGCCCCCAAGCTGTATGAAAACATCTTTCTCCGAATTAGCATGTCTAGATTTGTTTATCCTGGTTTATGATTGATTCACGATGGGAAAGAGCAGTCTCTGGAGATATGGCTCCTTGACACCTGTAAGCCTTTAAGTGCCCTTGAGGTATGGCTGTCAAAAGAATTTTGTAAACAGATgaagtgtttttattattttgttattattacttctttttttttttttttgtacaagaTCAGAATTGCTGTTCTCTCCCCATTACCTGGGGTGGTTTCTAATAAGCATCTAAGGTTTTAGGGGAGATGCAAAGAACAACAGTTCTTATAAAAGGAAGCCAAACTGGACTCAAACGTTAGTCCTTGATCTCAGTATTTCCCAGGCACATCTTAATTTGttgtaaaaagatatatatattatctatttttgtgcttttttgggGGTCTGTTTTGTGCTTTTTTACCTTGTGTAGAGATCTTATTACAAAGTGATTTTCTACgttaaaaaaaagactgaaagaaattGTATAGTTCTTAACTGATGGCATTTCAGAACTCTGGGATTATTTTAATCTTGAAGTAGTGGATGGTGTAGTAATAAAACCATTCATCCCCTTCTTGATtgtatcttttaaatttctgGCTTTACCTTGATATCTGAGAAGAAGTAAGTGTTTTTGTGTTGAAATCATAAACTGTATCACCTGCTACTTCTCCaggttactttttaattttgtcgTGTGGTATGGCTTGGCTTTCATTCTGTTTGGTGTTGAGATCTCCATGTCCATATGGTGCTGAGTGCAGGTAATTACTGTTCTTATAAATGTTATAACATCAGCCCTTCTGCCTAGATCTGAGAgagcattttcttattttccctacAAAAACTCACATGCTTTATAAAGATACTTAGTATCGTTTCTCAGCCATAATCCCAGGCTTGGGATGAAATTTAAACCACAAATACGATGTACTGTGCAAATCCTAGGCTTATTATACTGTCGTTATCAAAACGTCTTATTTTTCAAGCAAGAGGGAATGTTAAGTTGAGAAGAGCTTTTCAGAGTAGATATTGTCTTTCTTCCCCACAGTTAGttcttgttttcctctctcttagACCTCAGCAAGCACTGTATTCATTACCAGCGTTGTGAATTATGAGTCTCAAGTGAATTTATTTGTGTATTGTTCACTTATAAGAAATAAGTCAAAATGTATGCCAGTAAATTCCCAAATGCTAGCAAAACCAA includes:
- the SHISA2 gene encoding protein shisa-2 homolog, producing MWAGRHPDAASLLRLLLAALLAAGALASGEYCHGWLDAQGVWRIGFQCPERFDGGDATICCGSCALRYCCSSADARLDQGGCDNDRQQGAGEPGRADKDGPDGSAVPIYVPFLIVGSVFVAFIVLGSLVAACCCRCLRPKQEPQLSRAPGGPRLVETIPMIPSASTSRGSSSRQSSTAASSSSSANSGARAPPTRSQTNCCLPEGTMNNVYVNMPTNFSVLNCQQATQIVPHQGQYLHPPFVGYTVQPDSVPLTPVPPFLDGLQTGYRQLQAPFPHTNSEQKMYPAVTV